The genomic segment TGATAAGAGGATCATCCTCAACATTCGCTTCATACTTCAGTACATAAAAATATGCTAACATGATGGAAATCAGCGAAATCGAGCCTTGTGCCAATGCATTTAAAAACAGTGACTTATCAAATAAAGTTTCAGTGGATTTCCTGGGTGGTTTATTCATTTCTGATACTTCGACGGGTTCTCTTTCAAAGACTAAAGTACTCGTTGGATCTATAATCATCTCTAAAAATACGATATGAACCGCAGAAAGGATTTGAAATGGTAAATGAAGTAAAGAGGGTAAAAATGCACATCCAATGATTGGAATGTGAACAGCAAGTATATAAGCCAATGCCTTTTTTAAATTATGAAAAATGTGCCTCCCCTCTTCAACAGCTGAGAGTATTGAGGAAAAACTATCGTCCAAAAGCACTAAATCTGAGGCTTCTCTTGCCACATCCGTTCCTCTTTTTCCCATAGCAACGCCGATATCTGCTGTCTTCAAGGCCGGTGCATCGTTCACACCGTCCCCTGTCATTGCGACTACTTCACCCAAACCTTTTAGAATCTTAACAATCTGCCATTTATCTTCTGGGCTTACTCTACAAAAGATATTTACATTTGAAATTGTCTGGATACTGTCTTCTTCCCTTAAGCTTCTAAACTCTTCGCCTGTGCATACAGAATCTGGATTTTTGAGACCAATCTTTCTTGCGATGTGTTTGGCTGTTTCTGGAAAATCTCCTGTGATCATTATCGTTCTTAGCCCGGCTTGGTATGCTCTTTGAATCGCATTTGGTACCTCTTCGCGAATAGGATCTTCAAGACCTACGAAGCCTAAATATTCAAATTGTAAGTCATGCAGTTCTTCAGGTATCGCCAGAGAATTTTGTATCGCTTTGGCAACAGCAATAATGCGATACCCTTCTTTTGCCATTCGATTTACAATTGCTAACTGGTTGTGCTTCTCTTTTTCATCCAATTGAGATAGGCTTAGGATAGTCTCTGGTGCTCCTTTCGCAAAAATGGATAAAGTGTCTCTATGTTGGTAAACAGATGCAAATGCTAAAATATTTTGAGTAATTGGGAAATCTTTCAGCCAATGCAGAACAGGCTCATTTTGTAAGTTTATAGATTTAAATTTATTTCTTGCTTCTAAAAATGCAAGATCAACGGGATCTAGCCCCGACTCTTTACTCGCACGTGCACCGACAAATACTATATGCTTAGAGCTCTCGTTCCAATGACCTTCCTCTTCATTCGAGTCACCTGAACCGTAAGTATGGATTTTTTTAATGCTCATACGATTTTGTGTTAAGGTGCCAGTCTTATCAGTACAAAGTATCGTTGCTGTACCTAAACTTTCAATAACACGTGTTTTACGAGTTAAGACATTTTTTTTACTTAAACGATAGGCACCAAAGGCGAAAAAGATGGTTAATACTAGAGGAAGTTCTTCTGGAAGGATTCCGATGGCAAGAGTTAAACCTGATAAGATACCTTTCAGCCAATCTCCCTTTGATACACCAAGATATAAAGCTAGACCCAAACAAAGTAACATTGCAAAGATAAATACTATCCGAACAATTTGTTCAACTTCCAACTCCAATCGAGTTTTATTCAGATTTTCTTCAGCTATTTTTTTTCCAATCTTACCGATTTCTGTAGATTCTCCGATGGATTTAACTTCGCAGACAGCTTCACCATTTACAACCAAGGTTCCGCAATAAATGGTATCGGCCCTGTTCTTGGTAACAGAGATGGATTCTCCGGTAAGAATGGACTCGTCAACTTTGAGATGCTGAGTACTTACAATATTTGAGTCAGCAGGTATCCGATCACCTTCACTGAGAAGGATATAATCTCCAGGCACCAACTCTCTGCCATCCAATCTCTGTATGGCTGCGTCCCGAATTACCATACATCTTGGGCTTGCCATCTCTCTTAAAGCTTTCAATGCTTTACTCGTTTTGCCTTCTTGGATGAATGTAATAATCACAATGAGAGCCACTGATGCAGATAGAATCATTGCTTCTCCCAAATCTCCAATGAGAGTATAGATTAGTCCAATTAAGACCAATAGAAAGACCATTGGTTCCTTTAAAATATCATAAAGGCTCTGTAAAACATTCTTTTCTTTTTGCTGCCGAAGTTCATTCCAACCCGACACCTTTCGAATATTTGGAATTTCCTCAGAACTTAGCCCTTTAAATTGATCAATCTGCAATGGATAGCACCGTTGTTTTTTTACGAATTCTTTGCCTGAAGCGTATCGAAGAAAATCCCCTGATTAGTAGAACGACCAAAGGACAAGACATCCGTTGGGCAGAGAGATACACAAGCGGAACATCGAACACATTGTACACTGTCCATAGGTCTACCTTGGTTGGCATAAGACATCACATCTATCCCTTGGTGACAGTTTTTTGTACAAATGTTACATGATATACATTTTTCTTTCTTTGCAAAAATTCGAAACTGAGTAAATTTTGCATAGATATGCATAAGCGCTGCAAGCGGGCAAAACATTCTACACCAAATTCTACCTGAAAAAAAGAAATAAAGTCCTACTCCGAGCACCCCTGCCAATCCAATATCCACAAGCAAGTCATACATCCATTTTACTGAATCCACAAACATACCTAACTGACTTTGAGAATCACTTGGATTCCAAAAGTAAATCGAACTTAATTTACCAAGAGTCAATAAAAATGCGAGCCCTAGTATGATCT from the Leptospira ryugenii genome contains:
- a CDS encoding cation-translocating P-type ATPase, producing the protein MQIDQFKGLSSEEIPNIRKVSGWNELRQQKEKNVLQSLYDILKEPMVFLLVLIGLIYTLIGDLGEAMILSASVALIVIITFIQEGKTSKALKALREMASPRCMVIRDAAIQRLDGRELVPGDYILLSEGDRIPADSNIVSTQHLKVDESILTGESISVTKNRADTIYCGTLVVNGEAVCEVKSIGESTEIGKIGKKIAEENLNKTRLELEVEQIVRIVFIFAMLLCLGLALYLGVSKGDWLKGILSGLTLAIGILPEELPLVLTIFFAFGAYRLSKKNVLTRKTRVIESLGTATILCTDKTGTLTQNRMSIKKIHTYGSGDSNEEEGHWNESSKHIVFVGARASKESGLDPVDLAFLEARNKFKSINLQNEPVLHWLKDFPITQNILAFASVYQHRDTLSIFAKGAPETILSLSQLDEKEKHNQLAIVNRMAKEGYRIIAVAKAIQNSLAIPEELHDLQFEYLGFVGLEDPIREEVPNAIQRAYQAGLRTIMITGDFPETAKHIARKIGLKNPDSVCTGEEFRSLREEDSIQTISNVNIFCRVSPEDKWQIVKILKGLGEVVAMTGDGVNDAPALKTADIGVAMGKRGTDVAREASDLVLLDDSFSSILSAVEEGRHIFHNLKKALAYILAVHIPIIGCAFLPSLLHLPFQILSAVHIVFLEMIIDPTSTLVFEREPVEVSEMNKPPRKSTETLFDKSLFLNALAQGSISLISIMLAYFYVLKYEANVEDDPLIISTVCFYTLVFTNLLLIMVNRNSNLAFWETFRVPNSVLPIVVMGTLFSLYSAIYIPVLQKIFHFAPLNLKTIAFCSSISILTIVVYELRKIIFRRKV